The following are encoded together in the Bactrocera neohumeralis isolate Rockhampton chromosome 6, APGP_CSIRO_Bneo_wtdbg2-racon-allhic-juicebox.fasta_v2, whole genome shotgun sequence genome:
- the LOC126761737 gene encoding probable 28S ribosomal protein S6, mitochondrial, translating to MPSYELAMVLRQMSRPEIVSVLKRTAGTLLDRGCVIRKLENLGTRALPHKISEHGIVHREGTYFNISFDAAPTKISDFMEEFGRDIDIVRRRIFKIEEPEEFQCTLHEEMLPPAYRKDVQEMIDIAKRKQKRKFKYNSGLDYYPFQK from the exons ATGCCTTCCTATGAATTGGCAATGGTTTTACGACAAATGTCCAGA CCCGAGATTGTTTCCGTATTGAAGCGCACCGCCGGAACACTTTTAGACAGAGGCTGCGTAATCAGGAAATTGGAGAATTTAGGTACAAGAGCGTTGCCGCACAAAATCAGTGAACACGGTATAGTGCATCGCGAAGGCACCTATTTCAACATATCGTTTGATGCAGCACCAACGAAAATAAGTGATTTTATGGAAGAGTTCGGTCGTGACATTGACATTGTACGACGACGTATATTTAAAATAGAAGAACCTGAAGAATTCCAATGCACACTCCATGAGGAAATGTTGCCACCGGCTTATCGCAAGGATGTCCAGGAAATGATAGATATAGCGAAACGCAAACAAAAACGCAAGTTCAAATATAATTCTGGCTTAGATTATTATCCTTTCCAAAAGTAA
- the LOC126761736 gene encoding integrator complex subunit 7 gives MSSLSGVRVNLFNENFLNESEQDANSVLTELDKGLRSAKLGVQCEAIVRFPRLFEKYPFPILINSSFLKLAEFFWNGSNLLRFWVLRVCQQSENHLDKILNIEAFVKRIFMVIHSNDPVARALTLRTLGAVSRVIPEKQQVHHAIRRALDSHDTVEVEAAIYASGQFAAQSRSFAICMCAKISDMIESLQIPVPMKLQLIPVLRHMHHDSNTSSLVKDLCLNLLPKYPAESFVVAILDSLTQLSIRTLTGVPDQVKLLLDFLQDKRKPVRAQVLKSLTQLADPQCVHAWPKKAMRELLVKAQGCEDSREQYLYLNILLKLCDCPLTCHALLNEEQESVTELCLTCICLDDYATASQAMSILAALLTYSGGDKQITSNIMEIVNIHMEGLIFCMVGEKENERELKKILCCGIKIASVNNEFGTDFVNMLADLITEEIEYPPRNAEMMCDALGALGSHFQLRKFASKNLSTEEPMDIDDVQPSTSAQVALSAQAKIEAASAASEEADKSVVAGGEPTDNPVLNRLLFILHKLNAIMDAGAKEDQLHTVEILASVALQSMIGCFIPKQVMECFERCCSKVNCWNQYRIARSASRFGQHYLAAHMFSKISQITVVDKLHFFLMGLAQMGKAECILNYGVEYEYMRDNYEQCAPLPPSVKPEDKSSKTSTSVLKQMPLMQRLESAINLYWQALASLRASSSPANPLTFQLEYLKLRAQFLQTLYMAVTVKNAQIIVPPPAIAGSLAQNSRDYLQKFGHVTNQLRKLVKALKSCEESYSRLYKSAFDADPVTLEFLEIAEYQCALFAHIVETICFATPSDPPAFLTNGQCPETRYFASCCHRMEQMQRNLPQEPSNAKTISNRHLEIILSEIELITKTPLCLPRYFFQVLQSTQIKLSVSPQPRSPGEPVLVQSGSNLVIKVEGVIQHYGKRRSMYRSVDAVQLTLTSQLVTPRPASETPKSTTSDTVTLTQTVKPQRDFLTGSFLLPISSGGQWQVTLETYVIDENGITWCTGPKNSMLVRLLEDPAKATAPTPSTSAQAGQTRRF, from the exons atgtCCTCTTTATCGGGCGTTCGAGTGAATCTCTTCAACGAGAATTTTCTCAATGAATCCGAACAGGATGCCAATTCCGTGTTGACCGAACTGGATAAAGGATTACGTTCTGCAAAGTTAGGTGTGCAGTGCGAAGCCATAGTGCGTTTTCCAAGACTGTTCGAAAAGTATCCGTTTCCAATATTAATAAACTCTTCGTTTCTGAAACTGGCAGAGTTCTTTTGGAACGGTTCGAATCTCTTGCGCTTTTGGGTATTACGAGTATGCCAACAAAGTGAAAATCACTtggataaaattttgaatattgaaGCGTTCGTTAAACGTATATTTATGGTAATACACTCGAACGATCCTGTTGCGCGTGCATTAACTTTACGCACATTAGGCGCTGTATCACGTGTGATACCGGAAAAACAGCAAGTACATCATGCTATACGTCGGGCGTTAGACAGTCATGACACTGTAGAAGTGGAAGCAGCAATATATGCGAGTGGACAGTTTGCCGCACAATCACGTTCATTTGCTATTTGTATGTGCGCTAAAATTTCCGACATGATTGAATCATTACAAATACCAGTTCCGATGAAATTACAACTCATACCAGTTTTAAGGCACATGCATCACGACTCTAACACATCATCACTGGTGAAAGATCTTTGTCTCAATTTGTTACCGAAGTACCCCGCTGAAAGCTTCGTGGTGGCTATACTTGATTCACTGACCCAACTTTCTATCCGTACATTAACCGGTGTACCAGATCAAGTAAAATTGTTGCTTGACTTTTTGCAAGATAAACGAAAACCTGTCCGAGCGCAAGTATTGAAATCACTCACCCAACTGGCCGATCCACAGTGTGTACATGCTTGGCCAAAGAAGGCAATGAGAGAACTTTTAGTCAAGGCACAAGGTTGTGAGGATTCTCGCGaacaatatctttatttaaatatactacTTAAACTATGTGATTGTCCCCTAACTTGTCATGCATTGTTAAACGAAGAGCAAGAATCAGTGACGGAGTTGTGTCTTACGTGTATTTGCCTAGATGACTATGCCACCGCCAGTCAAGCCATGTCAATCTTAGCCGCTCTTCTGACTTATTCAGGCGGCGACAAACAAATTACATCTAATATTATGGAAATAGTAAATATACACATGGAAGGTTTAATTTTCTGTATGGTAGGCGAAAAAGAAAATGAACGCGAATTGAAGAAAATACTTTGTTGTGGTATTAAAATTGCCAGTGTAAACAACGAGTTCGGCACAGATTTTGTTAACATGTTGGCTGACTTAATTACCGAAGAAATAGAATATCCACCACGGAATGCTGAAATGATGTGCGATGCGCTAGGCGCTCTTGGTTCGCATTTTCAATTGCGAAAATTCGCATCGAAAAACTTGAGCACAGAAGAACCCATGGACATTGATGACGTGCAGCCATCAACATCGGCACAGGTTGCATTGTCAGCGCAAGCAAAGATTGAAGCGGCGAGCGCTGCGAGTGAAGAAGCAGACAAATCGGTAGTAGCAGGTGGAGAGCCAact GATAATCCAGTGTTAAATCGtctgctttttattttacataaactGAATGCCATTATGGATGCTGGTGCAAAAGAAGATCAACTGCATACAGTTGAAATTCTAGCATCCGTCGCTCTCCAGTCTATGATTGGTTGTTTCATACCCAAGCAAGTGATGGAATGCTTTGAACGTTGTTGTAGCAAAGTAAATTGTTGGAATCAATATCGCATAGCAAGATCGGCAAGTCGTTTTGGACAACACTATCTTGCTGCACATATGTTTTCTAAAATATCCCAGATCACTGTTGTGGACaaactacatttctttttgATGGGCTTAGCACAAATGGGAAAAGCCGAATGTATATTAAATTACGGTGTGGAGTATGAATATATGCGCGACAACTATGAGCAGTGTGCGCCTTTACCTCCCAGCGTCAAGCCTGAAGATAAGTCGTCTAAAACATCCACATCTGTGCTAAAACAGATGCCGCTCATGCAGCGTTTGGAATCTGCAATCAATTTGTACTGGCAAGCGCTCGCTAGTCTGCGTGCTAGTTCATCGCCAGCCAATCCACTTACATTTCAGCTGGAGTATTTAAAGTTACGTGCACAATTTTTGCAGACACTTTATATGGCAGTTACAGTGAAAAACGCACAGATTATTGTACCACCACCGGCAATTGCAGGAAGTTTAGCGCAAAACTCTCGTGATTACTTGCAAAAGTTTGGTCATGTTACCAATCAGTTGCGCAAACTAGTGAAGGCATTGAAAAGTTGTGAAGAATCGTACTCACGCCTGTATAAATCTGCTTTCGATGCGGATCCAGTAACATTAGAGTTTTTGGAAATAGCCGAATATCAATGTGCTTTGTTTGCACATATTGTTGAGACGATTTGTTTTGCTACGCCCTCAGACCCTCCGGCGTTTTTGACTAATGGCCAGTGTCCAGAAACTCGCTACTTTGCATCCTGCTGCCACCGCATGGAGCAAATGCAACGCAATTTGCCTCAAGAACCATCGAATGCGAAGACTATAAGTAATCGACACTTAGAAATTATTCTAAGTGAAATTGAATTGATCACTAAAACTCCACTATGTTTACCACGTTACTTCTTTCAAGTCTTACAATCTACACAGATTAAATTATCTGTTAGCCCGCAGCCACGTAGTCCAGGTGAGCCAGTGCTTGTACAATCAGGCAGTAATTTAGTAATTAAAGTAGAAGGTGTCATCCAGCACTATGGTAAGCGACGTTCCATGTATCGTAGTGTAGATGCCGTACAATTGACATTAACATCACAACTGGTTACACCTCGTCCTGCAAGTGAAACACCTAAATCTACAACTTCTGATACAGTTACACTAACACAAACAGTTAAACCACAACGTGACTTCTTGACTGGCAGCTTTCTTTTGCCAATTTCAAGTGGGGGCCAATGGCAGGTTACCTTGGAGACATATGTGATTGATGAGAATGGCATCACATGGTGTACGGGGCCGAAAAACTCGATGCTCGTGCGTTTGTTAGAAGATCCGGCAAAGGCAACAGCACCAACACCATCAACGTCCGCGCAAGCTGGTCAGACACGTAGATTTTAG
- the LOC126761715 gene encoding nibrin, with protein MWLLTNVATGNALIVINEKSKYAVGRVGADLVICDDSSISRTHAFLHITQNITMDNEDQKSIELLELEDAGSKYGTFHNDGIEKNVGAPKQKRIPLSEGDRIRFGVLKSIWLVSKITPIVAVSALPVEITKQLQQYIQVLGGSILAGWKDTYTHLTLAEIKLIPKLLHAIIDKKPIVTCDYWCSVVQAARRGRRSLPNAASYIPPNPRNLDLSYREERKSIFKNITFVFLNARHFNIYAPIVEKTGGKSKHLNVGIQKSFLVRKDVVVIQYVPSTESQSSQTVSTIEDYLKQHSRRTVPEYEIGFAIIHCSTQMYCNPSYKEAENLDFESESIESGVLQSSGKQTDCSNPLVGDETEVFIPETDHKSTASTHLTDKSAIELPATGADQTDSVTIESQTFEQKDSLPSDVVMSSLQVTESVQEVIKRKRTRGIQQIVDKNNSEMNSDEDDLFNFAAKKVHLEDKRTSPVRRVTRQQRKSTSSPLDESASTSVAAAAKETPKSCNKQLPIAINKRSTRRTIINMSGFLEKSQVPNLNLQKTVAETHDIPTDKDKSKHGTKRPRIAVLDNSDDDDLFCFGGKSNTKEESNLAKRARADDNVDDSEEDLFNFGGDKSEGLNNRKEVIDVDLNKQSQAQKNNLKSIVMPKPKPLPAKICTANWLGSSLSALSIKPDQMKDEVDAGIRENNDSGVEGDSKENVELCKGGCVVTTLDVRTQNRESEWSRNTTISRKEDSNVNSTTKNYKKFVKKFRPQNHKVIATISSTVCGKFV; from the exons ATGTGGCTTTTAACAAATGTTGCAACCG GTAATGCACTCATTGTCATCAATGAAAAGTCTAAATATGCTGTTGGCCGAGTTGGTGCAGATTTGGTGATATGCGACGACTCTTCCATTAGTCGTACACATGCCTTTCTTCATATAACGCAAAATATTACTATGGATAACGAAGATCAGAAATCCATAGAGTTATTAGAGCTTGAAGATGCTGGCTCTAAGTATGGTACCTTCCATAATGATGGCATTGAGAAAAATGTTGGTGCACCTAAACAAAAACGTATACCTTTATCAGAGGGAGATCGCATACGTTTTGGTGTTTTAAAGAGCATATGGTTGGTTTCAAAAATTACACCCATTGTTGCGGTATCGGCATTACCTGTTGAAATTAccaaacaactacaacaatataTTCAAGTTCTTGGAGGCAGCATTTTAGCAGGCTGGAAGGATACATATACGCACTTAACTTTAGCAGAGATTAAACTCATCCCCAAGTTATTGCATGCCATAATAGATAAGAAGCCTATTGTAACTTGTGATTACTGGTGTAGTGTGGTGCAGGCTGCACGCCGTGGACGGCGATCGTTGCCTAATGCTGCATCGTATATTCCACCAAATCCTAGGAATTTAGATTTGAGCTATCGTGAGGAAAGAAAAAgcatttttaagaatataacatttgtatttttaaatgctcgtcattttaatatttatgctcCGATTGTGGAGAAGACCGGTGGTAAGAGCAAACATTTAAATGTAGGAATACAAAAATCATTTCTGGTCAGAAAAGATGTCGTTGTTATTCAATACGTGCCATCAACAGAGTCGCAAAGTTCACAGACCGTTAGTACCATCGAag attatcttaAACAACATTCTCGACGTACTGTACCTGAATATGAAATCGGTTTCGCAATTATACATTGCTCAACACAAATGTATTGCAATCCAAGCTACAAAGAAGCGGAAAACTTAGATTTTGAATCAGAATCAATTGAATCTGGTGTGTTGCAGAGTTCTGGTAAACAAACCGATTGCTCGAATCCTTTAGTAGGCGATGAAACAGAAGTGTTTATACCGGAAACTGATCACAAAAGCACAGCTAGTACACATTTGACAGATAAATCAGCTATTGAACTCCCTGCGACTGGAGCAGATCAAACCGATTCAGTAACAATAGAATCACAAACATTTGAACAAAAGGATTCATTGCCAAGTGATGTGGTGATGTCTTCGCTTCAAGTTACCGAAAGTGTACAAGAAGTTATTAAACGAAAGCGTACAAGAGGAATTCAACAAATTGTCGATAAAAATAATTCTGAAATGAATAGTGATGAAGATGATCTATTCAACTTTGCGGCTAAGAAGGTTCATTTAGAAGATAAAAGGACCTCACCAGTTAGGCGTGTAACGAGGCAACAAAGAAAATCGACAAGTTCACCACTTGACGAGAGTGCATCTACATCTGTTGCAGCCGCTGCAAAGGAAACCCCTAAATCCTGCAATAAGCAATTGCctattgcaataaataaaaggtCAACTAGACGTACGATAATTAATATGTCTGGATTCCTAGAAAAGTCACAAGtgccaaatttaaatttgcagaaaACAGTTGCAGAGACTCACGATATACCGACTGACAAAGATAAGTCGAAGCACGGAACTAAACGCCCACGTATTGCTGTCTTAGATAACAGCGATGATGATGACTTATTTTGCTTTGGTGGAAAAAGTAATACAAAAGAAGAATCAAATCTTGCTAAACGAGCACGTGCTGATGATAATGTTGACGATTCAGAAGAGGATCTATTTAATTTTGGCGGTGATAAATCCGAAGGTCTTAATAATCGAAAAGAGGTTATAGACGTCGATTTAAATAAGCAATCACAagctcaaaaaaataatttaaagtcaATAGTTATGCCAAAACCTAAACCATTGCCAGCGAAAATTTGCACGGCCAATTGGCTTGGAAGTTCATTAAGTGCTTTAAGTATCAAACCCGATCAAATGAAGGATGAAGTGGACGCGGGTATAAGAGAGAACAATGATTCAGGTGTAGAAGGTGATAGTAAAGAGAATGTTGAGCTTTGTAAAGGCGGATGCGTGGTGACTACGCTGGACGTAAGAACACAAAATCGAGAGAGCGAGTGGAGCAGAAATACGACTATTTCTCGAAAAGAGGATTCTAATGTAAATTCCACAaccaaaaactataaaaagtttGTTAAA aaATTTCGTCCACAAAATCATAAAGTGATTGCGACAATATCGTCCACTGTATGCggtaaatttgtttga
- the LOC126761716 gene encoding uncharacterized protein LOC126761716 has translation MSDLWNEFELKKPPQLTVTIPNKNSPSVRRLQTAIQQYFRRHRPQEVEFAEASALLGRLMARRKNSFHGMMGFRAVAKCNAATCRLLRIDITRELELFHGSLPDFVLNSAETIEMPTQNNFDYVLIRLLNTHGVYGRIRECCLQAAEYFAKLIRNNFFMDTIILLLAVLGKLYSLSALLGNKCVALYNQLRPMREKFPLSEKSVHYDINMPEKLENFAENQTLDVPNAESTFVNTPTTNPQIVVRPLKPMKVRKSIDVGTEVSRPTNTSTQTKTFNADVELANVETTKRFIVSENVSRKQSLKQSLTKDILPHEWIGATRLFERKLLANDHKKALSIFRKFIVNKIS, from the exons atgtccgATCTTTGGAacgaatttgaattaaaaaagcCACCTCAACTCACAGTGACTATTCCAAATAAGAATTCACCAAGTG TTCGTCGTTTGCAGACggcaattcagcaatattttcgacGACATCGTCCTCAAGAAGTAGAGTTCGCCGAGGCATCTGCTCTGTTGGGAAGATTAATGGCACGTCGAAAGAATTCATTTCATGGCATGATGGGTTTTCGAGCGGTTGCAAAATGTAATGCTGCTACATGTCGATTGCTCCGCATTGATATCACGCGGGAACTTGAGCTTTTTCACGGATCTCTGCCTGATTTCGTGCTCAACTCCGCCGAAACGATAGAAATGCCAACACAAAATAACTTCGATTATGTGCTAATACGTTTACTCAATACTCATGGTGTGTATGGGCGCATTCGCGAGTGTTGCCTACAAGCTGCTGAATACTTCGCCAAATTGATTCGTAATAACTTCTTTATGGATACAATCATACTTCTATTGGCAGTGCTAGGAAAACTATATAGTTTGAGCGCATTGTTGGGTAATAAGTGTGTTGCACTTTACAATCAGTTGCGACCGATGCGCGAGAAATTTCCACTATCAGAAAAAAGTGTGCACTATGATATAAATATGCcggaaaaattggaaaatttcgcAGAAAACCAAACACTGGATGTACCTAATGCAGAGAGTACCTTCGTAAACACTCCAACAACAAATCCGCAGATAGTAGTTCGACCTTTGAAGCCAATGAAAGTGCGAAAATCTATTGATGTGGGCACAGAGGTGAGCAGACCTACCAATACCTCAACACAAACGAAAACTTTCAATGCGGATGTAGAATTAGCAAATGTTGAAACGACGAAACGTTTTATTGTAAGCGAAAATGTATCACGGAAACAGTCTCTAAAACAGAGCTTAACTAAAGATATATTGCCTCATGAGTGGATTGGAGCGACGCGTCTATTCGAAAGGAAATTACTAGCAAATGATCACAAAAAAGCTTTAagcatatttagaaaatttattgtaaacaaaatttcataa
- the LOC126762177 gene encoding adrenodoxin-like protein 2, mitochondrial, with amino-acid sequence MAFAQNLVRCTIKSARSLSKNASNFSLLQRCINLKSITNQHCLRTFSVGTQLHQDVNVTFLRANGQKIQTKGKVGDTLLDVVVNNHIDLDGFGACEGTLTCSTCHLIFKTADFEKLPDKASDEELDMLDLAYELTETSRLGCQITLTKDMDGLVVSVPATINDARSA; translated from the exons ATGGCATTCGCCCAAAATTTAGTCAGGTGCACCATCAAAAGTGCCAGAAGCTTATCAAAAAATGCAAGTAACTTCAGCTTACTGCAAAGATGTATTAATCTTAAATCGATAACGAATCAACATTGTTTGCGAACATTTTCTGTTGGCACACAACTTCACCAAGA TGTGAACGTTACATTTTTACGCGCAAATGGCcagaaaatacaaacaaaggGAAAAGTTGGTGATACCTTATTGGATGTGGTGGTTAATAATCACATCGATTTGGACGGTTTTGGCGCATGTGAAGGCACACTAACCTGCTCCACATGTCATTTAATCTTCAAAACAGCAGATTTCGAGAAACTGCCAGATAAAGCTAGTGATGAAGAACTAGACATGTTGGACTTAGCTTATGAACTTACTGAAACTTCACGACTAGGTTGTCAAATAACTCTTACAAAGGATATGGATGGGCTGGTTGTAAGTGTGCCTGCAACAATAAATGACGCGCGCAGTGCGTAA
- the LOC126761932 gene encoding cuticlin-4 gives MGRQLRPSVLATLFCLVFIAKDVVCEGPHVDSASLPLEHRSVYGPPAPSPVYGAQQGPVPAGVSNEISDEAWPLSATNDSPQIKHLQVQCEKTHMRVNIEFDRPFYGMIFSKGFYSDPHCVHLKPGTGHLSATFEIFLNSCGMTSSANHNAAGYGAPTPSGSYVENTIIIQYDPYVQEVWDQARKLRCTWYDFYEKAVTFRPFQVDMLHAVTANFLGDNLQCWMQIQVGKGPWASEVSGIVKIGQTMTMVLAIKDDENKFDMLVRNCVAHDGKRAPIQLVDQNGCVVRPKIMSKFQKIKNFGPSASVVSFAYFQAFKFPDSMNVHFQCVIQVCRYNCPEPKCGPGLPGGEYGVPQIGNNALSAEYGAPEPYDRNDYQLGGLPPAAYPDPRHQAADATGAYSENQPDVVPSPQAQTAGVTTPEAGLQSSQATPQSANELHMPPPPLPGQPGLYSTVKRKDDIEGGNLVSLGGRPRSVEGLDDLRGVRRRRDTIDIVVKPRIYKRDTQEMTDVNTSRTIQVVAPGDVNFALNNNSNNETVVIQSARSADPETICMSVPSFVGGLVMLLLVLAVASLVAAFLFVRVRHFDRKGASMAYVN, from the exons ATGGGGCGACAATTGCGGCCTTCTGTGCTCGCAACTTTATTCTGTTTAGTGTTCATAGCTAAG GACGTTGTCTGCGAGGGACCACACGTCGATTCAGCATCCTTACCACTGGAACATAGATCCGTTTACGGCCCACCTGCACCATCGCCTGTCTACGGCGCTCAGCAAGGACCAGTACCGGCCGGTGTAAGCAATGAAATCTCCGACGAAGCCTGGCCACTCTCCGCCACCAATGATAGTCCGCAAATCAAACATTTGCAAGTGCAATGCGAAAAGACACACATGCGTGTTAACATCGAATTTGATCGCCCCTTCTATGGTATGATCTTTTCGAAGGGCTTCTATAGCGATCCACACTGTGTGCACTTAAAACCAGGTACTGGTCATCTGAGCGCCACTTTTGAGATCTTCCTGAATAGTTGCGGCATGACAAGTTCGGCTAATCACAATGCGGCCGGTTATGGTGCGCCAACGCCTTCGGGTAGTTATGTGGAGAATACGATTATCATACAATACGATCCTTATGTGCAAGAGGTGTGGGATCAGGCCAGAAAATTGCGTTGCACATGGTACGATTTTTACGAAAAGGCCGTCACATTCCGTCCATTCCAAGTTGATATGCTGCATGCGGTTACTGCCAATTTCCTCGGCGATAATCTACAGTGTTGGATGCAAATTCAAGTAGGCAAAGGTCCATGGGCTTCTGAAGTATCAGGCATTGTGAAAATAGGACAGACTATGACTATGGTTTTGGCTATTAAAGACGATGAGAACAAATTCGATATGTTGGTACGCAACTGTGTTGCTCACGATGGCAAACGTGCACCCATACAAttggtcgatcaaaatggttGTGTTGTACGTCCAAAGATTATGAGCAAATTCCAGAAAATTAAGAATTTCGGCCCATCAGCGTCGGTTGTCAGTTTCGCTTACTTCCAAGCATTCAAATTCCCCGACTCCATGAATGTACACTTCCAGTGCGTAATACAAGTATGCCGTTACAACTGCCCCGAACCCAAGTGTGGACCGGGACTGCCAGGTGGTGAATACGGTGTACCACAAATTGGCAATAATGCGCTCTCGGCAGAATATGGCGCACCAGAACCATATGATCGCAACGATTACCAATTAGGTGGTCTGCCACCAGCCGCCTATCCAGATCCACGTCACCAAGCTGCTGATGCCACCGGTGCCTACTCTGAAAATCAACCCGATGTAGTGCCTTCACCTCAAGCACAAACTGCCGGCGTCACCACACCCGAAGCTGGATTACAAAGCTCACAAGCGACACCACAAAGCGCTAACGAGTTGCATATGCCACCACCACCATTACCTGGTCAACCTGGTCTCTATAGTACTGTGAAGCGTAAAGACGATATCGAGGGTGGTAATCTAGTGTCACTAGGTGGACGTCCACGTTCGGTTGAAGGACTTGACGATTTGCGTGGCGTACGCAGACGACGTGATACTATAGATATTGTGGTGAAACCACGTATCTACAAACGCGATACGCAGGAGATGACCGACGTAAATACAAGCCGAACCATTCAAGTGGTGGCGCCTGGCGATGTCAATTTTGCGCTCAACAATAACTCCAACAATGAGACCGTAGTCATACAATCGGCACGATCAGCTGATCCTGAAACGATTTGTATGTCAGTGCCGAGCTTCGTCGGTGGCCTagtaatgttgttgttggtgctagCAGTAGCATCTCTAGTCGCTGCATTCCTCTTCGTGCGAGTACGGCATTTCGATCGGAAAGGTGCCTCCATGGCGTATGTTAACTAA